From the genome of Anaerobranca gottschalkii DSM 13577:
CCTTCATAATTTAAATCTCCTAAAATTATTCTACCCCTTAAATATGTCCCAGTAGCTATTATTAAAGCTTGACAATAAAACTTTTCTCCAGTATCCAATTGGATTCCTTCAACTTTATTTCCTTTAAACAAAATTTTATCTACCAAACCTTGCCTAACTTCTAAGTTTTCTTGGCTTTCTAATGTCTTTTTCATATTAAGTTGATACATTGCTTTGTCCGCTTGTGCCCTTAAAGCATGAACAGCTGGACCTTTACCGGTATTAAGCATACGGATTTGAATATATGTCTTATCAATGTTTTTCCCCATTTCTCCACCTAAGGCATCTAATTCCTTTACTAGATGGCCTTTTGCTGGACCACCAATAGCTGGATTACAAGGCATTAAAGCTATATTATCTAAGCTTAATGTAAAAATAATGGTTCTAATTCCCATTCTTGCAGATGCTAGTGCAGCTTCACAACCAGCATGTCCAGCTCCAATCACTATACAATCATATTTATTCATATATTACCACCTCATTTTCCTAAACAAAATCTAGAAAATATTTCATCGATAATGCCCTTATTCAAAGTTTGTCCCGTTACTTTCCCTAAGTTTTCCCAGGCATCTCTTAAATCTATAGCTATTATATCTAATGGAAGGCCATTTTCAATATTCTTTATAGCATCTTCTAAATTAATTTTAGCATCTTGTAAAGATTTTTCATGTCTAATATTGGATATCAGAACCTCATCACTTCTACTAATTAGATCTTTTAATTCATATGTCTTAATTATTCCTTCTTCAAGTTTGTCTAAATTTATATCTTCATTTACAGATATTTCTATAACTTCTTGGTAACCAGTAATATTTTGTACTTCTTCCTTTGTTAACACTTGCTCTAAATCCCTTTTGTTCAATAAAACGATTACATTTTTTCCTTGAAGTAGTTCTAAAATTTGTTGATCATATATATCCCAACTTCTAGAACCATCTAAAACAAACAAAATTAAATCACTTTCTTCGATAGCCTTTTTACTTCTTTCAACACCTATCTTTTCTACCACATCCTCTGTTTCTCTAATACCAGCAGTATCCACTAAAATCATAGGTATTCCCCTAATTGATATTTGTTCTTCTAATATATCCCGAGTAGTACCAGGAATATCAGTAACTATAGCCCGTTGTGAATTTAATAACCTATTTAGTAATGATGATTTTCCCACATTGGGTTTTCCAACTATAGTTGTTTTTATACCTTCCCTTAATATTTTACCTGCTTTTGATGTTGTCAATAATTTTTCTAGTTTTTCTACTCCTTCTAATAGACTTTCTTTAATTTTTAATGTATCTCCTTCTTCAAACACTTCATCTGGATAATCAATAGTAGCTTCTATATAGGCCAAGGCAGAAATAATTATTTCGTTAATTTCTTGTACCTTTGCAGACAACTTACCAAGTACATGACTTGTAGCAACATTTAAACTAAGATCAGTTTTAGCAGAAATAAGGTCCATTATCGCTTCAGCTTGGGATAAATCAATACGTCCATTGAGAAAAGCTCTTTTTGTGAATTCCCCAGGTTCAGCTAACCTAGCCCCTTTTTTCAAAATTAACTCCATTGTTTTTTTTATGGGAATACTCCCTCCATGGCAATTTACTTCAATAACATCTTCTCCAGTATAGGATTTAGGAGCCTTAAAAATTGACAGTAATACCTCATCTATTACTTTATCACCATCTACTATATAACCAAAATTTATAGTATTAGCCTTAAATTGATTAAAAGCTATATTTTTAGGGGACCGAAAAATTTCTTCAGCTATTTGAAAAGCTTTAGGACCACTTATTCTAACTATCCCAACACTGCTTTGTCCAATGGCTGTGGCTACTGCCACAATTGTATCTGTTAACATAAACTTTCACCTCTAATAAATTCATTTAGCAACTAAAGAAGTATTATTATCTTACCAAATTTCTAAGAAAATATTTAGTAGTTAAAAAACCAGTTAACAAAATGTCAACTGGTTTTGCTATCTACCCAATTGGTTCTATAACAACCCTTCGATTAGGTTCTTCACCTTCACTATAAGTTTCAACTTCTGGATCATCATTTAATACACTATGAATAATTCTTCTTTCCATAGCGTTCATCGGTTCTAAAACTATTCTCTTTTTATACTTTTTAGCCCTTTCCGCTTGTCTAATTGCCAATGCCTCCAGAGTTAATTCCCTTTTATCTCTATATCCATTTACATCTAAAATGATTTTTATATATTCTTCAGTCTTTTTATTTATTGATAGACTTAATAAATATTGTAAAGCATCGATAGTTTTTCCATGTTTACCAATTAAAATTGCTAAATCATCACCAGTAACTTTAGCTTTTATAAATTCTGGGTATTCATCGACTTTTAAAGAATAGTTAATATTAAATTCCTTTAAAACACCATGTAAAAATTTCTTTACTTCTTTTACAGGAATAAATTTTTCTTTTATTAAAACTTTCGCAGGTTTAGCCATAATACCTAAGATCCCTTTTGTTGGATATTCTAAAACTTCATAATCTATTTCATCTTTAGTTAAGTTTAGTTGTTGTAATCCTAACTCTACTGCTTCCTCAATGGTTTTAGCGGATATCTCAACAACCTTCATTTTTTATGCCTCCCCTTTTTCTGGTTGTGTTTCAATTCCAACATTTAATAGATAGTGTTGTAATATACCAAAAATATTACCAACTGTCCAATACAAAGCTAATCCAGCAGGGAGGGACCAACTGAAAAATACAATCATAATAGGCATTATGGTAGTCATTGCTCCCATTCCACCTTGAGCTGCAGCAGGATTATCGGCCATACTTTGTTTTGATTGAAGATATGTAGTTATACCTGCTAATGCTGGTAAAATAGCACCTAAAGGAAAACCTAATTCGTTTGCATTTTTAGCTAAATCTAAACCTAAAAAGAAAGTATTTGTGATATTACTAGTATCTTGAATAACCCTAAACATAGCAATAAAAATAGGAAATTGGATTAAAATTGGTAGACAACCAGCTAATGGATTAATTTTATGCTTAGCATACAACTCCATCATAGCTTGATTTAATGCCTGTTTATCATTTTTATATTTTTCTTCAAGTTTTTTTCTTTCAGGCATTAAAGCATTTATAGCTTTTGTTGACTTAATCTGTTTTAAATTTAACGGAAATGTAACTAATCTAAAGAACAAAGTTAACATAATTATAGCTAAACCATAACTATTAGTAAGATTGTAAAAAATTGTTAGTAAACTACTTAAAAAATTTGATATGATGTTCATTTTTATCCTCCTTTACTATTTAAGAGGATCATAACCACCTTTATGAAAAGGGTGACATTTTGAAACCCTCTTTATTGTTAAGATTAAACCTTTAAAAAAACCGTATTTTAGAAAAGCCTCTTTAGAATATTCAGAACAAGTTGGATAAAATCTACAACTTGGCCCTTTTAATGGTGAAATGTATTTTTGATAAAAGTTAATCAGTACAAGGACTACTTTAACCATTTTATTCTCCATATTGTTTATTTACCTTTTTCAACAAATAAACAATATCTTTCATTATAACATTATAATCAGCTTCAACAATTTTAGGTCTTGCTAAAAAAATTAAATTTATGTACTCATTTATCTCAACGGGAGAATTTCTAAAAGCTTCTCTCATTAATCTTTTATATTTATTTCTAACTGTTGCTTTACCTATTTTTTTACTAACAACAAACCCTACTTTTCCTTTTGTATTTGTTTTATAAAAATACAAAACCAAGTTTTTTGTAGAAATTGATTTTCCATTATTATAAATAATTTTAAATTCTATATTTTTTTTTAAAGGTAATAATCCTTTTAATTTCATCATTTTCAGCTCCGAATAAAATGCACAAAAAGGCTACTAAAAAGCAGCCTTATGCACTTAATCTTTTTCTACCTTTTTGACGGCGGCGTTTTAAAACATTACGGCCAGCTTTAGTGCTCATTCTTTTTAAAAACCCATGATTTGATTTACGTCTTCTTACTTTGGGTTGGTAAGTTCTTTTCATCGCATTCCACCCCCTTAATTACGCTACCTGATATTATACATTAATAGTTTGCTATATGTCAAGACTGTGGATTATTACAATTATCCACAAAAAATCAATTTTTTTGGGGATAATTGTCGTTTTTATTATTGCAGTCTGTGGATTAATTTGATAAACTGTTTATACTTAATATTTTATCCACAAAACAAAGTTATCAACAACCTGTGAATAAAATTGTGGATAAAATAACTCTCAATTATACTGTTAATTTTGTGGAAAACTATAAAAAACTTATTTTTTTCGAATTTTATCCGATAACAATTAATGTGGATATTGTTATCTTTTTTGTTGATATTTCTATAATAATTATTCACAATTAACATTTGGTTATACACTTTTCCAATATAAATGTGGATATTTTTTGTTTTATTATTTATCCACAGTAGAGTTTTGCACAGTAATTTAGGAAAAAGTTTCTTTAGGGAGGTTTAAAAATGAATTCTTTCTTAAACAATCTATGGACAGAAGTATTAAAAAAATTAGAAGAAAAACTAAGTAAACCAAGTTTTGAAACCTGGTTACAAGGTACTACCCCTATTACTTTATATAATAACAATATCATTATAGGCGTACCTAATGATTTTACAAAGGAATGGTTGGAAAACCGTTATTCCCATCTAATTAAAGACATTATTCTAAAAATTACTGGGGAAGAATATCAGATTAATTTTATTGTTCCTAAAGATGATTCTATAATTCAAAAACCTAAAAAGAAATTTGTACCTATAGATAACAAAAATAATGACGATTTTATAACTCCCCAACTTAATCCTAAATATACCTTTGAAACTTTTGTTATTGGTAATAGTAATAGATTTGCCCATGCTGCTTCTTTAGCTGTAGCTGAAGCTCCAGCTAAGGCATATAATCCATTATTTATTTATGGTGGAGTTGGTTTAGGTAAAACCCATTTAATGAATGCTATTGGCCATTATGTGTTAGAACAAAACGCTAATAGTAAAGTAGTTTATATTTCAACGGAAAAATTTACAAATGAATTTATTAACGCTATTAGGGATAATAAAACGGTAGAATTTAGGAATAAATATAGAACAGTTGATGTTTTACTAATTGATGATATTCAGTTTTTAGCAGGTAAGGAACAAACTCAAGAAGAATTTTTCCATACTTTTAATACCCTTCATGAAAACAATAAACAAATTATTATTTCTAGTGATAGACCTCCCAAAGAAATTCCTACATTAGAAGATAGATTAAGATCAAGGTTTGAGTGGGGATTAATAACTGATATTCAGCCACCAGATTTAGAAACTAGAGAAGCAATTCTAAGAAAAAAGGCGGATATAGAAAATCTAGATATACCAAACTCAGTAATTATGTTCATTGCAAATAAAGTAGCTACTAATATAAGGGAATTGGAAGGTGCTTTAACTAGGGTTATTGCTTATAGTTCTATGACAGGACAAGAAATTTCTGTAGAGCTAGCTCAACAAGCATTAAAAGACATACTACCTGATACAAAATCAGAAGTGGTAACTATAGAAAAAATTCAAGAAATAGTAGCTAACCACTTTGGTTTAAAAGTAGAAGATTTTAAAGCTAAAAAAAGAACTAGGACAGTTGCCCACCCAAGACAAATTGCTATGTACTTATCAAGGGAGTTAACAGATAATTCTTTACCAAAAATAGGAGAATTATTTGGTGGTAGAGACCATACTACAGTACTCCATGCCCATGAAAAGGTAAAAAAAGATATTGAAACAAACAAAAACTTTAAATTAGAAATAGATGCACTAATAAAAAAAATAAAAAGTTAAGTTTGTGGATAATTGTGGACTCTTTAAAAGTTATTCACATGTTTATTAAATTTTTTCAAACCCTTATAAATCGTGGATTTTTATAGTTATACACATATCAACAACCTTTATTATTAATGCTATTATCTTTAAAATAATATTATATTATTAACAAGGGGGAAATATTCATGGAATTTTATTGTTCCCAAGAAAATTTATTATCAGCTATTACTATAACCCAAAGGGGTATTTCTAATAAAACTACAATACCTGTTCTATCTGGTATACTTTTATCATTAAAAGGTAATAACTTAACAGTAAAAGCTACAGATTTAGAAATAGCCATTGAATGTAATCTAAAAGTTAAAGGTATAGTTGATGGAGAGATAATCATTCAAGCTAAAATTTTTAGTGATATAATCCGTAAATTACCTAAAGAAGAAATTAATTTTATTGTAACTGAAGATAAAATAGTATATATTAAATCTAAATCAATTAATATCCAAATAACTGGACAAAACAGTAATGAGTTCCCTGAATTCCCTAAACTTCCAGAAAAGAAAGTTCTTTCTATTTCTGAATGTATATTTAAGAGTATATTAAAACAAACTACTATTTCTATTGCTACTGAAGAAATTAGACCAGTTCTAACGGGAGTTTTATTTCAAATTAAAAATAATACTTTTAATGTAGTTGCCACTGATGGTCATCGTTTATCATATAGAGTAGGAATTATTGAAGATGAAGTAGTTGAAGAAATAAAAACAATAGTTCCTGGAAAAGCTGTTAACGAGTTACAAAGAATACTTGTTGAAGATGAAGATAAGAATATAGATATATATATAAATAAAAATATTATTTTCTTTGTATTCGACCAGATAATATTTAGTACAAGGGTAATAGAAGGGAAATATCCACCTTATGAACAGATAATACCTAGAGAAAATAAAACTTTAATTAAAGTAAATACAAAGGATTTTTTAAGTGCTATTGAAAGGGCTGAACTCCTTTCTAGAGAAGGATCTAAAAGTTTAGTTAAATTTAATGTTAAAGATAATAAACTTAATATTACATCCCATAATCCTAATTTAGGAAGTTCTGAAGAATCTTTAGAAATAAGTAAATCTGGAGATGATCTAATTATTTCTTTTAATGCTAAATTAATAACAGATTGTTTAAAGGTAATTGAAAGTAATGAAATAATAATGGAATTTAATGGTTCATTTAATCCTTGTGTAATTAAACCAAGTACCGAAGATAATTTTCTATACTTAGTGTTACCAATAAGAACAGCATAGGAGAATGAAATATGAATACAGTAAAAATAGATACAGAATATATACAATTACAACAATTTTTAAAGCTAATTAATGTTGTTGAAAGTGGAGGACAAGGTAAAATTTTTATTCAAGAAGGAAATGTAAAAGTAAATGATAAAATTGAAACACGTAGAGGTAGAAAACTCTATCCCAATGACAAAATTACTATAAAAGGTATTGGTGATTTTGTCATAAAGTAATTGGGAGATGGTATTAAGTGTATATTAAAAATATTCAATTAAATAATTTCCGTAATTATACTAATCTAAAAATTGATTTTGAAAAAAATATCAATATATTCGTTGGTAATAATGCTCAAGGAAAAACTAATTTACTCGAAGCTATTTATTTTTTAGCATTAGGTAAATCACCGAGAAATCATATTAAAGACGACCTAATTCAATGGCAAAAGCAGTATTTTTATATTAAAGGGACAATCATTGAAGATGATTGTTCAACAACAATAGAAATGGGGTTAAACAAAAACAATAATAAAATAATAAAAGTAAACGGTGTTGAAAAAAAAAGTTTTGCTGAAGTTTTAGGTCTATTCAATGTGGTAATTTTCTCTCCGGAAGATTTATTATTAATTAAAGGGAGTCCAAATACAAGGAGAAACTTTTTAGATGGTGAGATTAGTCAAATATTCCCGTATTATGCAAAATTATTAAATCAATATAATAGAATTATTTTAAACAGAAATAGTATTTTAAAGACCAACAAAAATGAATTACAAAAAACTATAGATGTTTTTGATATACAGCTAGCTAAAGTAGCAAGTGAAATTATAAAAAAACGTTTAGATATTTTAGAAAGAATTAAAATTTTATCAAATTTAATTCATAGAAAGTTAACGGATAATCAAGAAAACCTTGAAATAGAGTATCATTCCTCTTTAGGAATTAAAGAATTGTCCAAAATAAGCAAAGAAGAAATGGAAAATATATTTTTACAAAAATATAGAGAATCCTTAGCAACAGATTTAAGGAATAAAGTAACATCTATTGGACCCCATAGAGATGATCTTATAATTAAAATAAATGGTTATAACGTTAAAAAGTATGGGTCTCAAGGTCAACAAAGAACGGCAGTGTTATCCCTTAAAATTGCAGAATTAGAATTATTTGTCTCTTATAAAGGGAATTATCCAGTTCTTCTCCTTGATGATGTGTTATCAGAACTTGATGAAAAAAGGAGAACTTTTTTAATAAAAAATATAAAAAATAAAATACAAACCTTTATTACAACAACAGATAAAGATAATCTAATCTCAAATTCTGGTAAAATATTTAAAATAGAAAAGGGTAATATTCTAAATGAAAGTTAAAGGTGAAAAAAATGGTTCTTCATTTAGGTAATCTAGTAATTATATCTTCAAAAAAACTTATTGGAATTTTTGATTACAATTTATTCAAAAAAAATGGCAAAGAAGAATTATACAATTTTATTAACTATTCAAAGAAAAAAATAATAAAAGTAGATGAAGAAGCTAAAATAAAATCTTTAATTGTAACAGATAATGAGATATATTTATCACCCATTGCTACTACTACATTAAAAAAAAGAATAGAAAAAAATATATATTAGCCACGGACTAACCGTGGCTAAATTTTAATTAAGTTTCTCTTGGAGTTTTGACATTATCTGATTATCAAGTATAATTATAATGATATAGAGTTTTAAACCATTGGAGGAATGGAAATGGTAGGAAAAAATAATAATCAAAATAATATCACATATACAGCAGAACAAATTCAAGTATTAGAAGGGTTAGAGCCTGTTAGAAAAAGGCCAGGTATGTATATAGGTTCTACCGGTACAAAAGGATTACATCATTTAGTATATGAAATTGTAGACAATAGTATTGATGAAGTTATGTTTGGTTGCGATACCATTATAGTAGAACTTAATGAAGATGGAAGTGTATCTGTAACTGATAATGGTAGGGGTATGCCTGTAGATATACATCCTAAAATGGGTAAACCTGCTGTTGAAGTAATTTTAACAGTACTTCATGCCGGTGGTAAGTTTGGAGGAGGAGGTTATAAAATTACAGGAGGTCTCCATGGTGTTGGTGCTTCTGTAGTTAACGCTCTATCTAAATGGCTAGAAGTAGAGATAATGATAAATGGTAAAATTTATCATCAAAGATTTGAACGGGGAGAAGCGGTAACTGAATTAAAAATTATTGGCAATACAGAGTCTAGAGGAACAAAAGTGACATTTCTTCCAGACCCTGAAATTTTTGAAACTGTTGAGTTTTCCTTTGATATCTTAAATACAAGATTAAGGGAATTAGCTTTCTTAAATAAAGGTGTATCAATAACCTTATATGATAAAAGAATTGATAAAAAAGAGGTATATAAATTTGATGGAGGAATTGTTTCATATGTAGAATTCTTAAATAAAAATAAAGATGTTATTCATAAACCACCAATCATCATTGAAAAGGAAAAAGATGGATGTATCATAGAAATTTCCCTTCAATATCACACTGGTTATTCTGAGGGGATATTTTCCTTTGCAAATAATATTAATACCCATGAAGGTGGTAGCCATGAATTAGGTTTTAAAATGGCTTTAACCAGGATAATTAACGATTATGCTAGAAAAAATAATCTATTAAAAGAAAATGAGAGTAATCTAACAGGTGAAGATGTTAGAGAAGGGTTAACAGCAGTTATAAGTGTAAAATTACCTGAACCTCAATTTGAAGGTCAAACAAAAACAAAATTAGGTAACCCTGAAATGAGAGGTATAGTGGATTCAATTTTTAGTGAAGAATTTGGAATCTTTTTAGAAGAAAATCCACAAATAGCAAGGAAAATAGTTGAAAAAGGACTTCAAGCAGCAAGGGCAAGGGAAGCAGCTAGAAGGGCCAGGGAACTTACTAGAAGAAAAAATGCTTTAGAAATATCTTCTCTTCCAGGTAAACTAGCAGATTGCTCTTTAAAGGATCCTGCTTTAAGTGAAATTTATTTAGTAGAGGGTGATTCAGCTGGTGGGTCAGCAAAACAAGGCAGGGATCGAAGATTTCAAGCTATTTTGCCTTTAAGGGGTAAAATTATTAACGTGGAAAAAACAAGGATAGATAAGATATTAGGAAACGAAGAAATTAGAACAATTATAACTGCTTTAGGTACAGGAATAAGTGATGATTTTGATATTAATAAATTAAGATACCATAAAATTATAATTATGACAGATGCTGATGTAGACGGGTCTCACATAAGAACTCTTTTATTGACTTTCTTCTATAGGTATATGAAACCGTTAATAGAAAATGGTTATGTATATATTGCTCAACCACCTTTATATAAAGTTAAAGTTGGTAATAACGAAAAATATATTTATAATGATAGAGATTTAGAAATGTATTTAAATACCTTAGAGAATAAAAATTACTCAATACAAAGGTATAAGGGTCTTGGAGAGATGAATCCAGAACAATTATGGGAGACTACTATGGATCCAGAAACTAGAACAATACTCCAAGTATCTTTAGAAGATGCTATACAAGCAGATGAAATTTTTAATATTCTTATGGGTGATAAAGTTGAACCTAGAAGAGAATTTATTCAAACCCATGCTAAAAATGTAAAGAACTTAGATGTATAGAGGTTTACTAGATAGAAGAGGTGAATTTTTTAATGAATGAAATAACCCATGGTAAAATAATACCCATAGATTTAAGTCAAGAAATGAAGCAATCTTATTTAGATTATGCAATGAGTGTAATAGTAGGTAGAGCTCTTCCTGATGTTAGAGATGGATTAAAGCCAGTTCATAGAAGAATTCTTTATGCTATGAGTGAAATGGGATTTACTAATGATAAACCTTATAAAAAATGTGCAAGGGTAGTTGGTGAAGTTTTAGGTAAATACCATCCCCATGGTGATATGGCAGTATATGATGCCCTTGTAAGGATGGCTCAAGATTTTTCAATTCGCTATCCTTTATTAGATGGTCATGGTAATTTTGGTTCTATTGACGGTGATTCTGCAGCAGCTATGCGTTATACAGAAGTTAGATTAGCTAAAATAACAGATGTATTATTACAAGATATAGAGAAAGATACCGTTGATTTTAAGCCAAACTTTGACGAAACATTACAAGAACCTTGGGTTTTACCATCAAAATTTCCCAATATTTTAGTAAATGGTTCTTCAGGAATAGCCGTAGGTATGGCTACAAATATACCTCCCCATAATTTAGGAGAAGTTATTGATGGAACAATAAAGTTAATAGATAATCCAGATATCTCTATTAATCAATTAATAGAAGTAATAAAAGGTCCAGATTTTCCTACTGGTGGTATTATTAAAGGGAAAGATGGAATAAAAAATGCTTATAAAACTGGACGGGGAGTTATAAAAATTCAAGGGGAAATATCCCAAGAACAAATGAGTAATGGAAAGACAAGATTAGTTATAACAGAACTACCTTATCAGGTTAATAAAGCAAAACTTATAGAAAAAATTGCAGAATTAGTAAGGGATAAAAAAATAGATGGTATAACTGACTTAAGGGATGAGTCAGATAGAAAAGGTATGAGGGTAGTTATTGAATTAAGAAAAGATGTTAAGCCAGAATATATAACTAACCTTTTATTAAAACATACCCAATTGCAACAAACTTATGGAATAATTATGTTAGCTTTAGTAGATAACCAACCTAAGGTTTTAAATTTAAAGGATATATTAATACATTATCTCAACCATCAACGGGATGTAATTACTAGAAGAACTAAATACGATTTAAATAAAGCAGAGGCAAGGGCCCATATCTTAGAAGGTTTAAGGATTGCATTAGATAATATTGATGAAGTAATTAAGACAATTAGAGCAGCTAAAACAACAAATGAAGCAAAGGAAGGATTAATCAATAAATTTGGTCTTTCCGACAAACAAGCTCAAGCTATTTTAGACATGAGATTACAAAGATTAACTGGTCTTGAAAGGGAAAAAATCGAGACAGAGTATAACGAAGTTTTAAGCAAAATAAAATATTATAAAGAATTACTAGAGGATCCTAAAAAAATTGATGCAGTTATAAAAGAAGAATTACTAGAAGTAAAAGAAAAGTATAATGATCAAAGAAGAACAAGAATTACTGCCGATGATGATGAAATAGAGTATGAAGATTTAATTGCAGAAGAAGATGTAGTTGTTACAATTACCCATCAAGGATATATAAAAAGGCTACCCTGCTCTACTTATAAAAGCCAAAAAAGAGGTGGAAAAGGTGTAACAGGGATTGCTAGTAAAAACGATGATTTTATCGAACATCTATTTATAACTTCTTCCCATAACTATATTTTATTCTTTACCAATAAAGGAAAAGTGTATAGAAAAAAAGTTTATGAAATAACTGAAAGTGGAAGACAATCTAGGGGAACTTCTATAGTAAATATTTTACCCCTTGAAAAAGATGAAAAAATAACATCAGTTATGCCGATAAAAGAATTTACAGATGGTTATTATTTATTTTTTGCAACAAAAGAAGGATATGTAAAGAAAACTAGATTAGAAGAATTTGAAAACATTAGAAAAAATGGGTTAATTGCTATAAGTTTACCTCCAGGTGATGAGTTAATTGGTGTTAAATTAACAGATGGAAAGCAAAAGATTTTATTAGGAAGTGAAAATGGTTTAGGGGTTAAGTTTGATGAATCTGATGTTAGGGAAATGGGACGTTCTGCTAGAGGGGTAAAAGGTATAAGTTTAAATGAAGGAGATAAAGTTATAGATATAGTAACGGTAAATCAAAATGAATATTT
Proteins encoded in this window:
- the mnmE gene encoding tRNA uridine-5-carboxymethylaminomethyl(34) synthesis GTPase MnmE, with product MLTDTIVAVATAIGQSSVGIVRISGPKAFQIAEEIFRSPKNIAFNQFKANTINFGYIVDGDKVIDEVLLSIFKAPKSYTGEDVIEVNCHGGSIPIKKTMELILKKGARLAEPGEFTKRAFLNGRIDLSQAEAIMDLISAKTDLSLNVATSHVLGKLSAKVQEINEIIISALAYIEATIDYPDEVFEEGDTLKIKESLLEGVEKLEKLLTTSKAGKILREGIKTTIVGKPNVGKSSLLNRLLNSQRAIVTDIPGTTRDILEEQISIRGIPMILVDTAGIRETEDVVEKIGVERSKKAIEESDLILFVLDGSRSWDIYDQQILELLQGKNVIVLLNKRDLEQVLTKEEVQNITGYQEVIEISVNEDINLDKLEEGIIKTYELKDLISRSDEVLISNIRHEKSLQDAKINLEDAIKNIENGLPLDIIAIDLRDAWENLGKVTGQTLNKGIIDEIFSRFCLGK
- the jag gene encoding RNA-binding cell elongation regulator Jag/EloR; amino-acid sequence: MKVVEISAKTIEEAVELGLQQLNLTKDEIDYEVLEYPTKGILGIMAKPAKVLIKEKFIPVKEVKKFLHGVLKEFNINYSLKVDEYPEFIKAKVTGDDLAILIGKHGKTIDALQYLLSLSINKKTEEYIKIILDVNGYRDKRELTLEALAIRQAERAKKYKKRIVLEPMNAMERRIIHSVLNDDPEVETYSEGEEPNRRVVIEPIG
- a CDS encoding YidC/Oxa1 family membrane protein insertase; this translates as MNIISNFLSSLLTIFYNLTNSYGLAIIMLTLFFRLVTFPLNLKQIKSTKAINALMPERKKLEEKYKNDKQALNQAMMELYAKHKINPLAGCLPILIQFPIFIAMFRVIQDTSNITNTFFLGLDLAKNANELGFPLGAILPALAGITTYLQSKQSMADNPAAAQGGMGAMTTIMPIMIVFFSWSLPAGLALYWTVGNIFGILQHYLLNVGIETQPEKGEA
- the yidD gene encoding membrane protein insertion efficiency factor YidD, with product MVKVVLVLINFYQKYISPLKGPSCRFYPTCSEYSKEAFLKYGFFKGLILTIKRVSKCHPFHKGGYDPLK
- the rnpA gene encoding ribonuclease P protein component, with the translated sequence MKLKGLLPLKKNIEFKIIYNNGKSISTKNLVLYFYKTNTKGKVGFVVSKKIGKATVRNKYKRLMREAFRNSPVEINEYINLIFLARPKIVEADYNVIMKDIVYLLKKVNKQYGE
- the rpmH gene encoding 50S ribosomal protein L34, with product MKRTYQPKVRRRKSNHGFLKRMSTKAGRNVLKRRRQKGRKRLSA
- the dnaA gene encoding chromosomal replication initiator protein DnaA gives rise to the protein MNSFLNNLWTEVLKKLEEKLSKPSFETWLQGTTPITLYNNNIIIGVPNDFTKEWLENRYSHLIKDIILKITGEEYQINFIVPKDDSIIQKPKKKFVPIDNKNNDDFITPQLNPKYTFETFVIGNSNRFAHAASLAVAEAPAKAYNPLFIYGGVGLGKTHLMNAIGHYVLEQNANSKVVYISTEKFTNEFINAIRDNKTVEFRNKYRTVDVLLIDDIQFLAGKEQTQEEFFHTFNTLHENNKQIIISSDRPPKEIPTLEDRLRSRFEWGLITDIQPPDLETREAILRKKADIENLDIPNSVIMFIANKVATNIRELEGALTRVIAYSSMTGQEISVELAQQALKDILPDTKSEVVTIEKIQEIVANHFGLKVEDFKAKKRTRTVAHPRQIAMYLSRELTDNSLPKIGELFGGRDHTTVLHAHEKVKKDIETNKNFKLEIDALIKKIKS
- the dnaN gene encoding DNA polymerase III subunit beta; this translates as MEFYCSQENLLSAITITQRGISNKTTIPVLSGILLSLKGNNLTVKATDLEIAIECNLKVKGIVDGEIIIQAKIFSDIIRKLPKEEINFIVTEDKIVYIKSKSINIQITGQNSNEFPEFPKLPEKKVLSISECIFKSILKQTTISIATEEIRPVLTGVLFQIKNNTFNVVATDGHRLSYRVGIIEDEVVEEIKTIVPGKAVNELQRILVEDEDKNIDIYINKNIIFFVFDQIIFSTRVIEGKYPPYEQIIPRENKTLIKVNTKDFLSAIERAELLSREGSKSLVKFNVKDNKLNITSHNPNLGSSEESLEISKSGDDLIISFNAKLITDCLKVIESNEIIMEFNGSFNPCVIKPSTEDNFLYLVLPIRTA
- the yaaA gene encoding S4 domain-containing protein YaaA, whose product is MNTVKIDTEYIQLQQFLKLINVVESGGQGKIFIQEGNVKVNDKIETRRGRKLYPNDKITIKGIGDFVIK